In 'Nostoc azollae' 0708, the following are encoded in one genomic region:
- a CDS encoding glycosyltransferase — protein sequence MQLFHQGLRELLQINQHLSNHKIGFVTIERPIPKWFIKFTQAIPSYTVGLQLRREYRHFSMGLQALSLKDVDSIYVMEIYNQHLLTLLPMLVSTGKQVFLGIHGNQLLAQESKIKYLGFVYLKNFIEFNPKFKVILLELDDDYISDKFKFNAYSKIVIPHPVISEVTPKLQPGERLKQDNKITIGIVGIIRQDKPINKTLEKIRSYVYQHSQKLQCVIGTPINQKPKYLENCSDIIFIDTTEDEDYLQALQQLDILVTNFDQQRYYYRASGVISDAGSCGCYIIAPDYPIIKHQITWPVPIGSLYSSLDDLDKVIEEAILHIQKKGQYNHWIWREKRNAEYIAKLLFSQL from the coding sequence ATGCAGCTATTCCATCAGGGACTCAGAGAGCTTTTACAAATTAATCAGCACTTATCTAATCATAAAATCGGCTTTGTCACCATAGAAAGACCAATACCTAAATGGTTTATAAAATTCACCCAAGCAATTCCTAGTTATACAGTTGGATTACAATTACGGCGTGAATATCGTCATTTTTCAATGGGATTACAAGCTTTATCCCTCAAAGATGTTGATAGTATTTATGTCATGGAAATTTATAACCAACATCTTTTAACCCTTTTACCAATGTTGGTATCAACAGGGAAACAAGTATTTTTAGGTATTCATGGTAATCAATTATTGGCTCAAGAAAGCAAAATTAAATATTTAGGTTTTGTTTATTTGAAAAATTTCATAGAATTTAATCCTAAGTTTAAAGTTATTCTCTTAGAATTAGATGATGATTATATCAGTGATAAGTTTAAATTTAACGCATATTCTAAAATCGTTATTCCCCACCCCGTTATTAGTGAAGTTACCCCGAAATTACAACCGGGAGAAAGGCTCAAACAAGACAATAAAATTACAATTGGTATTGTAGGTATTATTCGACAAGATAAACCCATTAATAAGACCTTAGAAAAAATCCGCTCCTATGTTTATCAACATTCCCAAAAACTACAATGCGTTATTGGTACACCCATTAATCAAAAACCCAAATATCTGGAAAATTGCTCAGATATTATATTTATTGACACCACAGAAGACGAAGACTATCTACAAGCATTACAACAATTAGATATTTTAGTCACCAATTTTGATCAACAGCGTTATTATTATCGAGCGAGTGGAGTGATAAGTGATGCTGGGTCTTGTGGATGTTATATTATTGCTCCGGATTATCCCATAATCAAACATCAAATCACCTGGCCAGTACCTATAGGTTCATTATATTCTAGTTTAGATGATTTAGACAAAGTGATCGAAGAAGCAATTCTTCATATTCAAAAAAAAGGTCAGTATAATCATTGGATTTGGAGGGAAAAAAGAAATGCAGAATATATTGCTAAATTGCTATTTTCCCAACTCTAA
- a CDS encoding NUDIX hydrolase, which translates to MSRKTNKICKQSGVIPYRVRDGKIEILLITTRKCQSWVIPKGGVCKGMTLPDSAAKEAWEEAGVVGQVNTEKIGVYQYCKGGNIYRVGLFLLPVEQVLENWTEATQRERIWLDINHAAMIVKENSLKRILQTSQNQVKI; encoded by the coding sequence ATGAGCCGAAAAACCAACAAAATCTGCAAACAATCAGGAGTAATTCCATATCGTGTGAGAGATGGAAAAATTGAAATCTTATTGATTACCACCCGTAAATGCCAAAGTTGGGTAATACCCAAAGGAGGTGTTTGTAAAGGCATGACTCTACCTGATTCAGCAGCTAAAGAAGCCTGGGAAGAAGCAGGAGTTGTTGGTCAAGTAAATACTGAGAAAATCGGCGTTTATCAATATTGTAAAGGCGGTAATATTTATCGAGTAGGTCTATTTTTATTGCCAGTAGAACAAGTATTAGAAAATTGGACAGAAGCAACCCAACGAGAAAGGATCTGGTTAGATATTAATCATGCTGCCATGATTGTTAAAGAAAATTCTCTTAAAAGGATTTTGCAGACCTCACAAAACCAAGTAAAAATCTAA
- a CDS encoding sensor histidine kinase, whose protein sequence is MLAMHSMKGAYKLNLKLESTLEELPVWTVQIELNQPGNELAKLFDQEPLLPGIILTKNQKCVGMISRPLFFEQMSRPYGLGLFAGRPIEYLYNVLLPEICILSEDTPIVDATQTALERSAKLVYEPIVITDQSSQYGLLDFHHLLLAYSQIHVLTLNRLQKEKELTSIARADFRNLQHNYTRLLQNEKMIALGQLVAGIAHEINNPMNFIYGNLNYATKYVQDLIYLVECYQEEPSYSEVVLRAKKRGIEIEFIMEDLPRLLSSMKVGATRINEIVLSLRNFSRLDQAEIKSVDIHEGIENTLTILQHNLKAKPDRPEIKVIKDYGNLPLVECYAGQLNQVFMNIISNAIDALSESYQICICGHHLTSHNQKDMTITIRSEVNKDNQVMIGIADNGPGVPENIQKRVFDPFFTTKSVGKGTGLGLSISHQIVVQKHGGQIYCLSQPGQGSEFIIKIPIISDKNNLNNK, encoded by the coding sequence ATGCTGGCTATGCATAGCATGAAAGGTGCTTATAAGTTGAATCTAAAACTAGAGTCGACTTTGGAGGAGTTACCAGTTTGGACTGTTCAAATCGAACTAAATCAGCCAGGAAATGAACTAGCTAAACTTTTTGATCAAGAGCCTTTATTACCAGGAATTATCTTGACTAAAAATCAGAAATGTGTAGGCATGATTTCCCGACCACTATTTTTTGAGCAAATGAGCCGTCCTTATGGGTTAGGGCTATTTGCTGGTCGGCCTATTGAATATCTTTACAATGTTCTGCTACCAGAGATATGTATCCTATCTGAGGATACTCCCATTGTGGATGCAACTCAGACAGCATTAGAACGATCCGCTAAACTTGTTTATGAACCGATTGTAATTACAGATCAATCTAGTCAGTATGGATTACTCGATTTCCATCACTTACTTTTAGCTTACTCTCAAATCCATGTTTTAACACTTAATCGACTCCAGAAAGAAAAAGAACTTACTAGCATAGCAAGAGCAGACTTCCGCAACCTTCAACACAACTATACTCGACTATTACAAAATGAAAAAATGATTGCCCTGGGACAACTTGTAGCGGGTATTGCCCACGAAATCAATAATCCCATGAACTTTATCTATGGTAATCTTAACTATGCCACTAAATATGTACAAGACCTCATATACCTAGTTGAATGTTATCAAGAAGAACCTTCTTACTCTGAAGTAGTATTGCGAGCCAAAAAAAGAGGTATTGAAATTGAATTTATCATGGAAGATTTGCCAAGATTGTTATCTTCTATGAAAGTTGGTGCAACCAGAATTAATGAAATTGTCTTATCTCTACGGAATTTTTCCAGACTAGATCAAGCAGAAATAAAATCAGTTGATATTCATGAAGGGATAGAAAATACATTAACAATTCTTCAGCATAACTTGAAAGCTAAACCTGATCGTCCAGAAATTAAAGTAATTAAAGATTATGGTAATCTGCCATTAGTAGAATGCTATGCTGGTCAACTTAATCAGGTATTTATGAATATAATATCTAATGCTATTGATGCCCTTTCCGAAAGTTATCAAATATGTATTTGCGGTCATCATTTAACTTCCCATAATCAAAAAGATATGACAATTACTATTCGTAGTGAAGTCAATAAGGACAATCAGGTAATGATTGGCATTGCTGATAATGGACCAGGAGTACCAGAGAATATCCAAAAACGTGTATTTGATCCATTTTTCACTACCAAGTCTGTAGGTAAAGGAACTGGATTAGGATTATCCATCAGCCACCAAATTGTGGTACAAAAACATGGTGGTCAAATTTACTGTTTATCGCAGCCAGGACAAGGCTCTGAATTTATTATTAAAATTCCCATTATTTCGGACAAAAATAATTTAAATAATAAGTAG
- the hemH gene encoding ferrochelatase produces MGRVGVLLLNLGGPDKLEDVGPFLYNLFSDPEIIRLPFRWMQKPLAWFVATRREKTSQGNYKHIGGGSPLRRITEEQGEALKAQLDAMGKETKIYVGMRYWHPYTEEAIAQLAQDNIEKLVILPLYPQFSISTSGSSFRLLERLWQENPKLQPLEYTVIPSWYKQTGYLQAMAELIIEQLNQFPEPDQVHIFFSAHGVPKSYVVEAGDPYQQEIEECTHLIMETLNRPNPHILAYQSRVGPVEWLQPYTEEALKELGAKGVQDLIVVPISFVSEHIETLQEIDIEYREIAEEAGIQNFRRAAAPNTHPVFIKALADLVIESLGKPSLKLSQVTQMKKRVKMYPQERWEWGLTTSAEVWNGRIAMLGFIALIIEIVTGRGLLHVIGIL; encoded by the coding sequence ATGGGTCGTGTAGGCGTATTATTACTCAATCTCGGAGGACCCGATAAATTAGAGGATGTCGGTCCGTTTTTATATAACCTGTTTTCTGATCCCGAAATTATTCGCCTACCATTTCGTTGGATGCAAAAGCCATTGGCTTGGTTTGTTGCTACGCGACGAGAAAAAACATCACAGGGAAATTATAAGCACATAGGTGGTGGTTCACCACTGCGGCGCATTACAGAAGAGCAGGGGGAAGCCTTAAAAGCACAACTGGATGCGATGGGTAAAGAAACCAAGATTTATGTGGGAATGCGTTATTGGCATCCTTATACAGAAGAAGCGATCGCTCAACTGGCACAAGATAACATCGAAAAACTGGTAATTCTGCCACTTTACCCACAATTTTCCATCAGCACCAGTGGTTCTAGCTTCCGGCTGTTGGAAAGACTTTGGCAAGAAAATCCCAAACTTCAGCCCCTTGAATACACCGTTATTCCTTCCTGGTACAAACAAACAGGCTACCTGCAAGCAATGGCGGAACTGATCATTGAACAACTTAATCAATTTCCTGAACCAGATCAGGTGCATATATTCTTTAGCGCCCACGGTGTGCCAAAAAGCTATGTTGTAGAAGCAGGAGATCCTTATCAGCAAGAGATTGAGGAATGTACTCACCTAATTATGGAAACCCTCAATCGCCCTAATCCCCACATACTAGCTTATCAAAGTCGCGTTGGCCCAGTAGAGTGGCTGCAACCTTATACTGAGGAGGCCCTGAAAGAACTAGGCGCAAAAGGTGTCCAAGATTTGATAGTTGTACCGATTAGTTTTGTTTCTGAACACATCGAGACTCTGCAAGAAATTGATATTGAATATCGAGAAATAGCTGAAGAAGCAGGAATTCAAAACTTCCGTCGCGCTGCTGCACCCAACACTCATCCGGTATTTATTAAAGCATTGGCAGACTTGGTAATAGAGTCCCTAGGAAAACCTAGCCTTAAACTGTCCCAAGTCACCCAAATGAAAAAAAGGGTAAAAATGTATCCCCAAGAACGTTGGGAATGGGGATTGACAACTAGCGCCGAAGTCTGGAATGGTCGCATAGCCATGCTAGGTTTTATCGCCTTAATTATCGAGATAGTTACTGGTAGGGGTTTACTTCATGTTATAGGGATTCTCTAA
- a CDS encoding class I SAM-dependent methyltransferase, with the protein MATILRDWSYRYQWLYDGISRLAALSVGGEGHFRQLALQGLTLHSDIQILDLCCGSGQGTEFLVKLSQNVTGLDASPLSLQRARQNVPNATYVEAFAEDMPFTDSLFDVVHTSAALHEMEPEQLRKIIQEVYRVLKPGGVFTLVDLHPPTNPIFRPGLSVFFWLFETETAWEFLKTDLPGLLRKNGFEVNAPSLYAGGSLQVIQARK; encoded by the coding sequence ATGGCCACAATTTTGAGAGACTGGAGTTACCGTTATCAGTGGCTATATGATGGTATCTCCCGTTTAGCAGCCTTGAGTGTGGGGGGTGAAGGGCATTTCCGCCAACTAGCCCTACAAGGCTTAACCCTGCACTCAGATATACAAATCCTAGATTTATGTTGTGGTAGCGGACAAGGGACAGAATTTTTGGTGAAATTATCACAAAATGTTACAGGACTGGATGCTTCCCCATTATCTTTACAACGGGCGCGTCAAAATGTCCCGAATGCTACTTATGTGGAAGCTTTTGCAGAAGATATGCCTTTTACAGATAGTTTATTTGATGTGGTACATACTAGCGCCGCTTTACATGAGATGGAGCCGGAACAATTGCGAAAAATCATTCAAGAAGTTTATCGGGTATTAAAGCCAGGAGGAGTATTCACTTTGGTAGATTTGCATCCTCCCACAAACCCTATTTTTCGGCCAGGTTTATCAGTTTTTTTCTGGTTGTTTGAAACGGAAACTGCTTGGGAGTTTTTGAAAACTGATTTACCTGGTTTGTTGCGAAAAAATGGGTTTGAGGTAAATGCACCAAGTTTATATGCTGGTGGTAGTTTACAGGTAATTCAAGCCAGGAAATAG
- a CDS encoding cadherin repeat domain-containing protein yields MTININDIDEIGTNIAPTDLTLTITSIDENVDSETVISIFLTTDQNTGDTFTYNLVADEDYPDNTVFTIDGENLKINASPNFETKVTYNINVKITDADGLCFTKDLTININDIDEN; encoded by the coding sequence TTGACTATCAATATCAATGACATTGACGAAATAGGCACAAATATAGCACCGACAGATTTAACATTAACTATCACGTCCATTGATGAGAATGTTGACTCAGAAACAGTAATTAGTATATTTCTCACTACTGACCAGAATACAGGTGATACTTTCACATACAACTTAGTCGCTGATGAGGATTATCCAGATAATACTGTCTTCACCATTGATGGTGAAAATCTGAAGATCAACGCCTCTCCTAATTTTGAAACCAAGGTGACCTACAACATTAATGTTAAGATAACAGATGCTGATGGACTCTGTTTTACTAAAGACTTAACTATTAATATTAATGACATTGACGAAAATTGA
- a CDS encoding transposase: MITARDVKPVVRVQWPRKAFWLYGVVEPTSGWHFCQEYPHLNSENFQKFLDVLSQELGSDMALMQMDQASAHQALALSCPENIIPIFQPSHSPQLNPMERLWEFIKRQFKGESFSHLNQLRQRVQHELAQLSSKVISSLTSYDFILEALFHQALFCAAS; encoded by the coding sequence GTGATTACGGCTCGTGATGTTAAACCTGTAGTGAGGGTGCAGTGGCCACGAAAAGCATTTTGGCTTTATGGAGTTGTTGAACCCACCTCTGGATGGCATTTTTGTCAGGAATATCCTCATCTAAACAGTGAAAATTTTCAGAAATTCTTGGATGTCCTATCTCAAGAATTAGGTTCTGATATGGCATTAATGCAGATGGATCAAGCTTCTGCACACCAAGCTTTGGCACTGTCTTGCCCTGAAAATATTATTCCCATTTTTCAACCATCTCACTCTCCTCAACTTAACCCCATGGAGCGATTATGGGAGTTTATTAAACGTCAGTTCAAAGGTGAAAGTTTCTCACATCTCAACCAATTGCGTCAACGAGTTCAACATGAATTAGCTCAATTATCTTCTAAGGTCATCTCCTCTTTGACTAGTTATGATTTCATCCTTGAAGCTCTGTTTCACCAAGCTTTATTCTGTGCAGCCTCATAG
- a CDS encoding IS5 family transposase (programmed frameshift) codes for MERKSYPTDLTDMEWEILAPLIPPAKEGGHPPTTDMGEICNAIYFHLKTGCQWNMLPGDFPPRSTVYSYYSKWQGQGVWEKFNHTLGGQVRSKLGKSTQPIALAADSQSVNTDQKKGNVYGFDGCKNVKGRKGHTLVDSLGLVFKVVVSEANAPERILAAYALMELLEKPTELLEKVQVLWVDSGYDGDKFALAVWFMIQAHVEVIGPTEQEFKVLPQPWVVERTFGWFNQYHRLSKNYERLTQMREGAIYALMTRIMLLSLVS; via the exons ATGGAACGAAAGTCTTACCCCACAGACTTAACTGATATGGAGTGGGAAATCCTGGCCCCATTGATTCCACCAGCCAAAGAAGGAGGGCATCCACCCACAACAGATATGGGTGAAATATGTAATGCCATCTATTTTCATTTGAAAACTGGATGTCAATGGAATATGCTTCCAGGTGACTTCCCGCCAAGGTCAACGGTATATAGCTATTACAGTAAATGGCAGGGCCAGGGGGTTTGGGAAAAATTCAACCATACATTGGGTGGTCAAGTTCGCTCGAAATTAGGTAAATCAACACAACCTATTGCGCTCGCCGCAGACAGTCAGTCGGTCAACACTGACCAAAAAAAGGGGA ATGTGTATGGTTTTGACGGATGTAAAAACGTAAAAGGAAGAAAGGGGCATACTTTAGTTGATAGCCTGGGACTTGTGTTTAAAGTTGTTGTTAGTGAAGCGAATGCCCCAGAACGAATACTTGCTGCCTATGCACTAATGGAACTGCTAGAGAAACCCACAGAATTATTGGAAAAAGTCCAAGTTTTATGGGTTGATTCCGGTTATGACGGTGATAAATTTGCACTTGCAGTTTGGTTCATGATTCAAGCTCATGTTGAAGTCATAGGACCTACTGAGCAGGAATTTAAAGTTTTACCACAACCCTGGGTAGTAGAAAGAACATTTGGGTGGTTTAACCAATATCATCGTCTAAGCAAGAATTATGAGCGTTTAACACAAATGAGGGAAGGGGCTATATATGCTCTTATGACTAGAATTATGCTACTCTCTCTTGTCTCCTAA
- a CDS encoding DUF4114 domain-containing protein gives MQDSPKGKNIDLWNVTGLVNTEFTVYREAAFDNYIGFYKVTDQNGGIDINGDGTPDILPGEAGYTQAAVNKDLSNLGLSVSNSQAATSKSTLEGGNIYVAFLIINSKPDAVIDSSTKNYPAVHLTFLGANSDQVDHVHLLGDNILGFEDLTNGGD, from the coding sequence TTGCAAGATTCTCCTAAAGGAAAAAATATTGATTTATGGAATGTTACTGGTTTGGTAAATACTGAGTTTACAGTCTACCGAGAAGCAGCCTTTGATAACTATATCGGCTTCTATAAAGTAACTGATCAAAATGGTGGGATTGATATCAATGGTGATGGTACTCCTGATATTCTTCCTGGAGAAGCTGGCTATACTCAAGCTGCGGTTAATAAGGATTTAAGCAATCTAGGTTTGAGTGTAAGTAATAGTCAAGCAGCGACTTCTAAAAGTACGTTAGAAGGTGGTAACATCTATGTAGCATTTTTGATTATTAATAGTAAACCCGATGCTGTTATTGATAGTAGTACCAAGAATTATCCAGCAGTTCACTTGACATTCTTAGGTGCTAATTCTGATCAAGTAGATCATGTCCATCTTTTAGGAGATAATATTTTGGGTTTTGAAGATTTAACAAATGGTGGTGATTAA
- a CDS encoding DMT family transporter, translating to MKLSEELTKLVPSILIFVLYGLCLTFLTLSLRKLEVSIVYAFWSGLGTIVVTSIGIVWFRESLYTYKSYVHLFKNYRGN from the coding sequence ATGAAACTGTCTGAAGAACTCACTAAATTAGTTCCTTCAATATTAATTTTTGTATTATATGGACTTTGTTTAACTTTTTTGACACTTTCTCTTAGAAAACTTGAAGTTAGTATTGTTTATGCTTTTTGGTCTGGTTTGGGTACTATTGTAGTTACTAGTATTGGTATTGTCTGGTTTCGTGAATCTTTATACACCTATAAAAGTTATGTCCATCTTTTTAAGAATTATCGGGGTAATTAG
- a CDS encoding transposase gives MIPLLVDNLNIHTPSVLYEVFSPQEARRIIQELEFHYTPKHAC, from the coding sequence GTGATACCTTTACTTGTTGATAACCTAAACATTCATACTCCAAGTGTTTTATATGAAGTTTTCTCTCCACAAGAAGCACGCCGCATTATTCAGGAATTAGAGTTCCACTATACTCCTAAACACGCTTGTTAG
- the purB gene encoding adenylosuccinate lyase codes for MIERYTLPEMGNLWSEAYKLKTWLQVEIAVCEAQAELGYIPSEAVAEIKAKANFDPKRVLEIEAEVRHDMIAFLTNVNEFVGDTGRYIHLGLTSSDVLDTALALQLIASLDLLLQCLEDLIQAIRHKAREHRYTVMIGRSHGIHAEPMTFGFKLAGWLAEVLRHQERLQILQKTIAVGKISGAVGTYANIEPRVEALACQKLGLKTDTASTQVISRDIHADYVQQLALVAASIERFAVEIRNLQKTDVLEVEEFFAKGQKGSSAMPHKRNPIRSERLTGMARLLRSHAGAVLENVALWHERDISHSSVERVVLPDACILTHFMLHEITDLVTNLLVYPQNMERNLNCYGGVVFSQRVLLTLIDKGLNREEAYAIVQQSAHTAWNKPEGNFRDLISKDPRVTQKLSPPEIDACFDPQHHLRHLDQVYQRLGI; via the coding sequence GTGATTGAGCGTTATACTTTGCCCGAAATGGGCAATCTGTGGAGCGAAGCTTATAAACTAAAAACCTGGCTGCAAGTAGAAATTGCTGTTTGTGAAGCCCAGGCAGAATTAGGTTACATTCCATCAGAGGCGGTTGCAGAGATTAAAGCCAAGGCGAACTTTGACCCTAAGCGGGTGCTGGAAATTGAGGCGGAAGTCCGCCATGATATGATCGCTTTTTTGACAAATGTTAATGAATTCGTAGGTGATACGGGACGTTATATTCACCTGGGTTTAACCAGTTCGGATGTTCTGGATACGGCTCTAGCACTACAATTGATCGCTAGTTTGGATCTGTTGTTGCAATGCTTGGAAGATTTAATTCAGGCAATTCGCCATAAAGCCAGAGAACACCGTTATACTGTGATGATTGGGCGCTCGCATGGTATTCACGCTGAACCGATGACCTTTGGTTTTAAGTTGGCTGGGTGGTTAGCGGAAGTGTTACGGCATCAAGAACGCTTGCAAATTCTCCAAAAAACCATAGCTGTAGGTAAGATTTCCGGTGCGGTAGGGACTTATGCAAATATTGAACCTCGTGTAGAAGCGCTCGCTTGTCAAAAGCTAGGACTCAAAACTGATACAGCCTCAACTCAAGTTATTTCCCGCGATATTCATGCCGATTATGTGCAGCAATTAGCCTTAGTCGCTGCATCCATTGAACGCTTTGCGGTAGAAATTCGTAATCTCCAAAAAACTGACGTTTTGGAAGTTGAAGAATTCTTCGCTAAAGGTCAAAAAGGCTCTAGCGCCATGCCGCACAAACGCAACCCCATCCGTTCCGAACGACTGACGGGGATGGCGCGATTGCTACGAAGTCATGCAGGTGCAGTTTTAGAAAACGTCGCTTTATGGCACGAACGAGATATTTCTCACAGTTCTGTAGAACGGGTAGTTTTGCCAGATGCTTGCATTTTAACTCACTTTATGCTGCATGAAATCACCGACTTGGTAACAAATCTGCTGGTGTATCCCCAGAACATGGAACGGAATCTCAACTGTTATGGTGGCGTAGTTTTCAGTCAACGAGTCCTATTGACTTTAATAGACAAAGGACTTAACCGCGAAGAAGCTTATGCCATAGTCCAACAAAGCGCCCACACTGCTTGGAACAAACCGGAAGGTAATTTCCGCGATTTGATTAGCAAAGATCCCCGTGTTACTCAAAAGTTGTCACCGCCAGAAATAGATGCTTGTTTTGATCCACAGCATCATCTCAGACATTTAGATCAGGTTTATCAACGACTGGGAATTTAA
- a CDS encoding uroporphyrinogen-III synthase, which produces MIPNSSEINLLIPSSKLPLYAKKVLVTAPRNYACRLLEEIIKKGGLPILMSTIETCFLSDYTDLDITLQKLDKFNWIIFTSRNGIIAFFQRLHELNIPHSALHNCQLCALGKDTESLLSLCGRVDLIPEEPSPAGIVAELSKIPNIHYQTVLVPTPEVVGLPEPNIIPNLINDLHKLGMQVTRLSTYMTQCIDKNIYAVELNLIRQGMIDIIAFSSTAEVESFIRMFDSRSDYENSIIACFGPYTATNVQDLGLNVSIVSNDYSSFAGFTAAMADFLLRAC; this is translated from the coding sequence ATGATACCAAATTCTAGTGAAATCAACCTCCTAATTCCATCAAGTAAATTACCTCTATACGCTAAAAAAGTATTAGTAACAGCCCCCAGAAATTATGCCTGTCGTTTGTTGGAAGAAATTATAAAAAAAGGTGGTCTTCCCATTCTCATGTCTACTATCGAAACCTGCTTTTTATCAGATTACACCGATTTAGATATTACTTTGCAGAAGTTAGATAAATTTAACTGGATTATCTTTACCAGTCGCAATGGAATAATTGCCTTTTTTCAGCGTCTACATGAACTGAATATTCCCCACTCTGCGTTACATAATTGTCAATTATGTGCTTTAGGTAAAGATACTGAAAGTTTATTATCTCTTTGTGGACGAGTTGATTTAATCCCCGAAGAACCGAGTCCAGCAGGAATTGTCGCAGAACTATCTAAAATTCCCAATATTCATTATCAAACAGTGCTAGTACCTACTCCTGAAGTTGTGGGTTTACCTGAACCGAATATCATACCTAACTTGATAAATGATTTACATAAATTAGGTATGCAAGTTACTCGTTTATCTACTTATATGACCCAATGTATAGACAAAAATATTTATGCAGTAGAATTAAATTTAATACGTCAAGGAATGATAGATATTATTGCTTTTAGTAGCACAGCAGAAGTAGAAAGTTTTATCAGAATGTTTGATTCAAGAAGTGATTATGAAAACTCTATAATTGCCTGTTTTGGACCATATACAGCTACAAATGTACAAGATTTAGGTTTAAATGTTTCTATTGTATCAAATGACTATAGTTCATTTGCAGGATTTACCGCGGCAATGGCGGATTTTTTACTGAGGGCTTGCTGA
- a CDS encoding helix-turn-helix domain-containing protein, producing the protein MERTREKFVIGGLEFALKDGENPPKPKKLDEKQEAFLIATACSNPPGGRVRWTMQLLAEHLVKVGIID; encoded by the coding sequence GTGGAAAGGACAAGAGAAAAGTTTGTGATTGGTGGATTAGAGTTCGCTTTAAAGGATGGGGAAAATCCACCAAAACCCAAAAAATTAGATGAAAAACAAGAAGCATTTTTGATTGCGACTGCTTGTTCTAATCCACCAGGAGGAAGAGTGCGTTGGACAATGCAATTATTAGCGGAGCATTTAGTGAAGGTTGGTATCATAGATTGA
- a CDS encoding N-6 DNA methylase: MGLLYEGAIKELPSYIEGEKWTDLQRHYTPVAIAGTMLELLLLERLHPEERIIFDPAAGSGSLLLAATSRLSGVSDIPENLE; the protein is encoded by the coding sequence CTGGGACTCCTGTATGAAGGAGCTATCAAAGAGTTACCCAGCTATATTGAAGGTGAAAAATGGACTGATTTACAGCGACACTATACTCCAGTTGCTATCGCTGGAACGATGCTGGAACTATTACTTTTAGAAAGGTTACATCCAGAAGAAAGAATAATTTTTGATCCTGCTGCTGGTTCTGGAAGTTTATTATTAGCTGCTACATCGCGTCTTTCAGGAGTGTCTGATATTCCTGAAAATTTAGAATAA